A single Lolium perenne isolate Kyuss_39 chromosome 6, Kyuss_2.0, whole genome shotgun sequence DNA region contains:
- the LOC127309728 gene encoding uncharacterized protein, with protein sequence MTPEELAAKERELEARAKALDDREAAINQQLIAATNTAATNAAASLPAGQIPSPHPNPTKPTTTNPSTYATSIKLHVPITLSLTDGNYTSWRELFLIALGRYGLTAHVTGEATPSDTSPTSAWGRDDYTVLSWIYGSIDNDLLGIVMRPGSTALTIWNAIENLFRDNKKHRAIQLEADFRNTPQGDLSISDYCAKLKNLADSLTDAGQPITDETLVLTLLRGLNDTYAHLRSFLPFQVPFPSFLQTRSALILEETQRRTDARNATSTALWAMGQSVLPNNGGARAPPSGDRSSSASFGGSSPAPFGGDRAGGRGTNYFTNTFRGGGRRRGNGRGRGRGRDNPWQFNPWTGAPTRAQLQQAPWQPPPSTQWQPRSSTTWQPPSPGLLGPRPSITPQAYTAQGSYVPTAHQQQQIDPALLAALNNLQLPGNDWHMDTGASSHMAFDPGSSQRDRDSPM encoded by the coding sequence ATGACTCCCGAAGAACTCGCAGCCAAGGAGCGCGAGCTCGAGGCTCGTGCCAAAGCCCTAGATGACCGCGAAGCCGCCATCAACCAGCAGCTCATCGCCGCCACCAACACTGCCGCCACCAACGCCGCCGCTTCCCTTCCGGCTGGCCAAATACCCTCCCCACACCCTAACCCAACCAAACCCACCACCACCAATCCCTCCACCTACGCCACCTCCATCAAGCTCCACGTACCGATCACCCTCAGCCTCACCGACGGCAACTACACGAGCTGGAGGGAGCTCTTCCTCATCGCTCTCGGCCGCTACGGCCTCACCGCCCACGTCACCGGCGAGGCTACTCCCTCCGACACGTCTCCAACCTCTGCTTGGGGCCGTGATGACTACACCGTGCTCTCCTGGATCTACGGCTCCATCGACAACGACCTCCTCGGCATCGTCATGCGTCCCGGCTCCACCGCGCTCACCATCTGGAACGCCATCGAGAACCTCTTCCGCGACAACAAGAAGCACCGCGCCATCCAGCTCGAGGCCGACTTCCGCAACACGCCACAGGGCGATCTCTCCATCAGCGACTACTGcgccaagctcaagaacctcgccGATTCCCTCACCGACGCCGGCCAGCCCATCACCGACGAAACGCTGGTTCTGACGCTCCTCCGAGGCCTTAATGACACTTACGCCCATCTTCGTTCGTTTCTCCCCTTTCAGGTGCCATTCCCCTCGTTTCTTCAAACGCGCTCCGCCCTCATCCTGGAAGAAACCCAGCGACGCACCGACGCACGCAACGCCACCTCCACCGCACTCTGGGCCATGGGCCAGAGCGTCCTGCCCAACAATGGAGGCGCCCGTGCCCCTCCTTCTGGCGATCGCTCATCGTCTGCTTCCTTCGGGGGCTCGTCGCCTGCTCCCTTCGGGGGCGATCGCGCCGGCGGTCGCGGCACCAACTACTTCACCAACACCTTCCGCGGCGGAGGCCGCAGACGCGGCAACGGACGCGGTCGTGGGCGCGGCCGCGACAATCCCTGGCAGTTCAATCCCTGGACGGGGGCCCCTACTCGTGCCCAGCTACAGCAGGCCCCGTGGCAGCCACCTCCATCAACACAGTGGCAGCCGCGCTCGTCAACAACATGGCAGCCACCGTCCCCAGGCCTCCTCGGCCCGCGCCCCAGCATAACACCACAGGCGTACACAGCCCAGGGCTCCTACGTCCCCACCGCCCACCAGCAGCAACAGATCGACCCGGCTCTCCTCGCTGCCC